Proteins co-encoded in one Zootoca vivipara chromosome 3, rZooViv1.1, whole genome shotgun sequence genomic window:
- the MTRF1L gene encoding peptide chain release factor 1-like, mitochondrial isoform X1: protein MWRSVARSVLWRWQQQRRRWRSRASSSSPLALALLPGRWEAKAPRRSVSSQAGLRELFELPALQRFLEQHEQGLLRGASWPDLAARIRLLREKEQELRDTECLAQEDEHEDLRKLAEKEAVSCQEEIAELKHQIVLLLIPSEETDRSDLIMEVTAGVGGQEAMLFTAEMFDMYQQYATYKKWDFEVLEYAASDIGGLRHASAVIGGLNTYKQMKFEGGVHRVQRVPKTEKQGRIHTSTMTVAILPQPDEINLTINPKDLRIETKRASGAGGQHVNKTESAVRIVHIPTGVVSECQQQRSQIKNKERAMQILRAKLYSIKLEEETRKTETARKIQTGSRGRSEKIRTYNFPQDRVTDHRISRSVHDIERFMLGEELLDEMIKSLREYADYETVLEVISESDPTRLR from the exons ATGTGGCGGAGTGTCGCGCGCAGTGTgttgtggcggtggcagcagcagcggaggagaTGGAGGTCACGCGCCTCGTCTTCTTCGCCGCTTGCCCTTGCCCTCCTGCCGGGGCGGTGGGAGGCGAAGGCGCCTCGACGCTCCGTCAGCAGCCAGGCTGGCTTGCGCGAGCTGTTCGAGCTGCCGGCCCTGCAGCGCTTCCTGGAGCAGCATGAGCAGGGGCTGCTTCGCGGGGCTTCCTGGCCGGACCTGGCAGCGCGGATTCGCCTCCTGCGGGAGAAGGAGCAGGAGCTGCGCGACACGGAGTGCCTGGCGCAGGAAG ATGAACATGAAGATTTGCGGAAGCTGGCGGAAAAAGAAGCTGTTTCCTGTCAGGAAGAGATAGCAGAATTGAAACACCAG ATTGTATTGCTTTTGATTCCTTCAGAAGAAACAGATAGAAGTGATCTCATCATGGAAGTGACTGCTGGAGTTGGAGGGCAGGAAGCAATGCTATTCACAGCAGAGATGTTTGATATGTATCAACAGTATGCTACATATAAAAAGTGGGATTTTGAAGTTCTGGAATATGCTGCCAGTGACATAG GTGGTTTGAGACATGCATCTGCTGTTATAGGAGGCCTCAACACATATAAACAAATGAAGTTTGAAGGGGGTGTACATCGTGTCCAGAGAGTGCCCAAGACAGAAAAGCAAGGACGCATTCACACCAGCACAATGACTGTAGCAATTTTACCACAGCCAGATGAG ATAAATTTGACAATTAATCCTAAAGACTTGCGTATTGAAACTAAACGAGCCAGTGGAGCTGGTGGTCAGCATGTAAATAAAACTGAAAGCGCTGTACGAATAGTCCATATTCCCACAG gTGTTGTGTCTGAGTGTCAGCAGCAAAGAtctcaaataaaaaataaagaaagggcTATGCAGATCCTTCGTGCCAAGCTATACAGTATCAAACTTGAAGAAGAGACTAGAAAAACAGAAACTGCTAGAAAGATTCAG ACTGGGTCCAGAGGAAGGTCGGAGAAAATCAGAACCTACAACTTCCCCCAGGATCGTGTTACTGATCACAGAATAAGCAGATCAGTCCATGACATTGAAAGGTTCATGTTGGGGGAGGAACTGCTAGATGAAATGATAAAGTCCCTAAGAGAATATGCTGATTATGAGACTGTATTGGAAGTTATTTCTGAAAGTGATCCAACCAGGCTAAGATGA
- the RGS17 gene encoding regulator of G-protein signaling 17 isoform X2 produces MENIQVIEECQNPTEDEILSWAQNFDKMMKTPAGRNIFREFLRTEYSEENLLFWLACEDLKKEQNKETVEEKARLIYEDYISILSPKEVSLDSRVREVINRNLLDPNPHMYEDAQLQIYTLMHRDSFPRFLNSQIYKSLVESTVGSTSET; encoded by the exons ATGGAGAATATTCAAGTCATAGAAGAGTG ccaAAACCCTACAGAAGATGAAATCCTGTCTTGGGCTCAAAATTTTGACAAGATGATGAAAACACCAGCCGGTAGGAATATTTTCAGAGAATTTCTCCGAACAGAATATAGCGAAGAAAACTTGCTGTTCTGGCTAGCATGTGAAGACCTGAAGAAGGAACAGAACAAAGAAACTGTCGAAGAAAAAGCAAGGCTTATATACGAAGACTACATTTCTATACTTTCACCCAAAGAG gTTAGTCTAGACTCACGGGTGCGAGAAGTGATCAACAGAAATTTGTTGGATCCAAATCCGCATATGTACGAAGACGCTCAACTTCAGATCTATACGTTAATGCACAGAGACTCTTTCCCAAGGTTTTTGAACTCTCAGATTTATAAGTCTCTTGTCGAAAGTACTGTGGGCTCTACTTCTGAAACTTAG
- the MTRF1L gene encoding peptide chain release factor 1-like, mitochondrial isoform X2: protein MSFWLLQPIGSRALVFEWFQESNIFLGHILFENQEETDRSDLIMEVTAGVGGQEAMLFTAEMFDMYQQYATYKKWDFEVLEYAASDIGGLRHASAVIGGLNTYKQMKFEGGVHRVQRVPKTEKQGRIHTSTMTVAILPQPDEINLTINPKDLRIETKRASGAGGQHVNKTESAVRIVHIPTGVVSECQQQRSQIKNKERAMQILRAKLYSIKLEEETRKTETARKIQTGSRGRSEKIRTYNFPQDRVTDHRISRSVHDIERFMLGEELLDEMIKSLREYADYETVLEVISESDPTRLR from the exons atgtccttctggctcttgcagccaatcggaagtcgcgccttggttttcgaatggtttcaggagtcgaacataTTTCTGGGacacattctgttcgagaaccaag AAGAAACAGATAGAAGTGATCTCATCATGGAAGTGACTGCTGGAGTTGGAGGGCAGGAAGCAATGCTATTCACAGCAGAGATGTTTGATATGTATCAACAGTATGCTACATATAAAAAGTGGGATTTTGAAGTTCTGGAATATGCTGCCAGTGACATAG GTGGTTTGAGACATGCATCTGCTGTTATAGGAGGCCTCAACACATATAAACAAATGAAGTTTGAAGGGGGTGTACATCGTGTCCAGAGAGTGCCCAAGACAGAAAAGCAAGGACGCATTCACACCAGCACAATGACTGTAGCAATTTTACCACAGCCAGATGAG ATAAATTTGACAATTAATCCTAAAGACTTGCGTATTGAAACTAAACGAGCCAGTGGAGCTGGTGGTCAGCATGTAAATAAAACTGAAAGCGCTGTACGAATAGTCCATATTCCCACAG gTGTTGTGTCTGAGTGTCAGCAGCAAAGAtctcaaataaaaaataaagaaagggcTATGCAGATCCTTCGTGCCAAGCTATACAGTATCAAACTTGAAGAAGAGACTAGAAAAACAGAAACTGCTAGAAAGATTCAG ACTGGGTCCAGAGGAAGGTCGGAGAAAATCAGAACCTACAACTTCCCCCAGGATCGTGTTACTGATCACAGAATAAGCAGATCAGTCCATGACATTGAAAGGTTCATGTTGGGGGAGGAACTGCTAGATGAAATGATAAAGTCCCTAAGAGAATATGCTGATTATGAGACTGTATTGGAAGTTATTTCTGAAAGTGATCCAACCAGGCTAAGATGA
- the MTRF1L gene encoding peptide chain release factor 1-like, mitochondrial isoform X3, which yields MEVTAGVGGQEAMLFTAEMFDMYQQYATYKKWDFEVLEYAASDIGGLRHASAVIGGLNTYKQMKFEGGVHRVQRVPKTEKQGRIHTSTMTVAILPQPDEINLTINPKDLRIETKRASGAGGQHVNKTESAVRIVHIPTGVVSECQQQRSQIKNKERAMQILRAKLYSIKLEEETRKTETARKIQTGSRGRSEKIRTYNFPQDRVTDHRISRSVHDIERFMLGEELLDEMIKSLREYADYETVLEVISESDPTRLR from the exons ATGGAAGTGACTGCTGGAGTTGGAGGGCAGGAAGCAATGCTATTCACAGCAGAGATGTTTGATATGTATCAACAGTATGCTACATATAAAAAGTGGGATTTTGAAGTTCTGGAATATGCTGCCAGTGACATAG GTGGTTTGAGACATGCATCTGCTGTTATAGGAGGCCTCAACACATATAAACAAATGAAGTTTGAAGGGGGTGTACATCGTGTCCAGAGAGTGCCCAAGACAGAAAAGCAAGGACGCATTCACACCAGCACAATGACTGTAGCAATTTTACCACAGCCAGATGAG ATAAATTTGACAATTAATCCTAAAGACTTGCGTATTGAAACTAAACGAGCCAGTGGAGCTGGTGGTCAGCATGTAAATAAAACTGAAAGCGCTGTACGAATAGTCCATATTCCCACAG gTGTTGTGTCTGAGTGTCAGCAGCAAAGAtctcaaataaaaaataaagaaagggcTATGCAGATCCTTCGTGCCAAGCTATACAGTATCAAACTTGAAGAAGAGACTAGAAAAACAGAAACTGCTAGAAAGATTCAG ACTGGGTCCAGAGGAAGGTCGGAGAAAATCAGAACCTACAACTTCCCCCAGGATCGTGTTACTGATCACAGAATAAGCAGATCAGTCCATGACATTGAAAGGTTCATGTTGGGGGAGGAACTGCTAGATGAAATGATAAAGTCCCTAAGAGAATATGCTGATTATGAGACTGTATTGGAAGTTATTTCTGAAAGTGATCCAACCAGGCTAAGATGA